In the genome of bacterium, the window GACCAATTTCATCGGAGGAGTGAACCATTACTTTTTGGTTAAAATCGCCTTCGGCCAGCTTTTCCATAACAAGTAAGCTTTCTTTTACGGGTTTTGTAATGGAGGAGGCAATTTTCGATGCGATTCCAAAGCCTAAAAGAGAGCAAATTAATACGAGACCACCAACAAGCCAATCGAGGCTTTTCCCTTCGCTTTTAGCTTCATCAACCGATTTTAAGGCTTGTGTTTCTATAAGTTCACCCAATGCACCCATACTTTCTTCAAGCGCAGAAAAGGATTTATTAAATGCCGGTAATTCTGGTTGTGCTGCTTCGTAGCCGCTATTAACAGCAGTATTAACAATGTGCTCTGCCGATTTAATATAATTTTCCAAGTCGGGACGTACATTATTAATAGCGTCTTTAATGTTTTGAGCAAGTGGAAGAGCATCCGTTTCATTCAAATATTTTTGAAAGTTTTCAGCAAATTCCTTGTTTTCCTGTACTGCTTCCTTTTGCCCTTCGGCATCATGGGTATCGGCTGCCACCATCGTTCTGTAAACAACGGCTCTTAAACCATCATGCATCATGTCGGCCAATGTCATGTTTTGAAGTGCCTTCATTTGCACTTCGGCAACATTTTCCAGGCTTTTTTCAACAGTGGCTGTTGAATAATAACCCAGGCCGCCTACGGCAAAAATAAAGGCTAAAAACATAAACGTTAACGCATTTAGTTTTTTGCCTACTGTTAATTTATTAAGTATGTTTTTCATAATGCCCTCTCTCTCCTCGTAGATTATAAATTAAAAAACTATTTCAAAACGGCCACCCACCTGAAGCGCATGCCCCACATTGGATGTACCTGGATTAATAATATATTGAACATCGGGTTGTACTGCTAACCACGGTGTAATTTGTGCCTTATAAGTTAGCTCAATATTCACTTCGGTACTTTTAACGGGTGCAGCTGCTAAACGTTGAGCACGTTTATATTTGCTGCCATTAATGGCGGTGGATACGTTTAATCCCAATTGATCACTGTCGCGTTTAGGGATTAAACCTGTATAAACGGCACCGGCACCCAAATAATAATTAAATTGGTGAACAGTGGGTGTTGCGTAGCCAAAACGGCCGTAAATTTTTAAACCTTGTTCATGGTCATCGGCTTCGCGATATATCTGATATTCACCCAAGGCATAAAAACCAAAGCTCGAACGTCTTTCGGGATTGCCCAAGCTATCAGTATCCACCAAATCATCAAATTTTTCGGTATAGATCCAGCCGCCGATGGCAACTTTCCCATAACGAGCATCTTCTTTACCTTCAGCCGGCAAATAACCAATTTCGGTAGCGCTTAAGAATCCGTCACCATCATCAAATTGAATTTGAGTGCTGAAGGGATGGTTAGGATCTTGTGGAACACCATCCAAAAAGGCGGTTTGAATATAAACCTGTGGAATGGGGGCGTAGTATAAACGTAAAGCAAGCGAAGTAGCAGGCCATGCCGATGGACCATTTAATCCGCTTTGAGAAAAATCGGGACCCATGCCTGGAGAGGAATTAATAAAAAGACCTGCAGTGTCGATGGCATCAAATTCGGAATTTAAATCGTACAAGCCCACCAAGAATGAAAATTTATCGTCAAAAAGCTTTTGTTGAAACCAGGCTTCCATCAAGTAGCCAGCATCTAAAGCATCGATGTTGCTCACCCCTTGGCCATCGCCAGAATGAAGGCTGGGGCTGCCACCATGAAGAGCGGTTCCGTAAAAGAAGAACTGGCCGCCTTTCCATTTAAAAAGTTTTTCAGTATCAATCGACAGGGTCATGTCGAGAGCGCCTAAATAAACAGCTTTTTTGTCGATACCGCCACTGATGTTTCCAAAAACATCGCCGGTATATATAAATTCA includes:
- a CDS encoding carbohydrate porin, with the protein product MNFFITQSPKSVIGNSAKKLLVLAIFFGLTALLSPTLSRAEELAEKQTFFTQDTLTGNWGGLRDDLSDKGFDFEFIYTGDVFGNISGGIDKKAVYLGALDMTLSIDTEKLFKWKGGQFFFYGTALHGGSPSLHSGDGQGVSNIDALDAGYLMEAWFQQKLFDDKFSFLVGLYDLNSEFDAIDTAGLFINSSPGMGPDFSQSGLNGPSAWPATSLALRLYYAPIPQVYIQTAFLDGVPQDPNHPFSTQIQFDDGDGFLSATEIGYLPAEGKEDARYGKVAIGGWIYTEKFDDLVDTDSLGNPERRSSFGFYALGEYQIYREADDHEQGLKIYGRFGYATPTVHQFNYYLGAGAVYTGLIPKRDSDQLGLNVSTAINGSKYKRAQRLAAAPVKSTEVNIELTYKAQITPWLAVQPDVQYIINPGTSNVGHALQVGGRFEIVF